A region from the Lolium perenne isolate Kyuss_39 chromosome 4, Kyuss_2.0, whole genome shotgun sequence genome encodes:
- the LOC127296686 gene encoding ras-related protein RABC2a, whose product MGSSPGTSSYDCSFKVLLIGDSAVGKSSLLVSFVSAAPADDDISPTIGVDFKIKFLTVGDKKLKLTIWDTAGQERFRTITSSYYRGAHGIILVYDVTKRQSFTNLADVWAKEIELHSTNKECIKMLVGNKVDKDEERLVTREEGLAFAQECGCLFLESSAKTRENVEKCFEELALKILEVPSLSEEGSSVVKRNSLKQKQENNAKLGGGCCQ is encoded by the exons ATGGGCTCCTCGCCGGGGACCAGCAGCTACGACTGCTCCTTCAAGGTCCTCCTCATCGGGGACTCCGCCGTCGGCAAGAGCAGCCTCCTCGTCAGCTTCGTCTCCGCCGCGCCCGCCGACGACGACATCTCCCCTACCATAG GAGTGGATTTCAAAATCAAGTTTCTCACTGTCGGTGACAAGAAACTGAAGCTCACAATATGGGACACCG CTGGCCAGGAGAGGTTTAGGACAATCACTAGTTCTTACTACAGAGGTGCTCATGGAATTATTCTAG TTTATGATGTCACAAAGAGACAAAGTTTCACAAATTTGGCTGATGTATGGGCCAAGGAAATCGAATTGCACTcaacaaacaaagagtgcatcaaAATGCTTGTTGGAAACAAAGTGGACAAG GATGAGGAACGATTGGTAACAAGGGAAGAAGGGCTTGCCTTTGCACAGGAATGTGGATGCCTATTTCTTGAGAGCAGTGCCAAAACAAGAGAAAATGTGGAGAAATGTTTTGAAGAGCTTGCACTAAAG ATTCTTGAGGTTCCAAGTCTCTCGGAGGAAGGCTCTTCAGTTGTTAAGAGGAACTCGCTGAAACAGAAGCAGGAGAACAACGCAAAACTGGGCGGAGGATGCTGCCAGTAG